A stretch of the Nitratifractor salsuginis DSM 16511 genome encodes the following:
- a CDS encoding TRAP transporter small permease, whose amino-acid sequence MKFLKKVFAWISRVIGWINQSIAAIGIAGGVALAFYNVVARYVFGSSLTWAGELTVYLFLWSAFFGAAYCFKEDAHIAVTILLEKLSPRVAKALMLFSHFVTFIYLAAVSWYGYQYLLLTIDLDERSIDLDIPMWIPYSVIPVSFAFAAWRVAEKFIEIWHTPAEEVVRHSEAEMILAELEEAAPEELVRRVEKKTGGML is encoded by the coding sequence ATGAAGTTTCTTAAGAAAGTTTTTGCCTGGATTAGTCGGGTGATCGGTTGGATTAATCAATCCATTGCTGCTATCGGGATTGCCGGCGGAGTGGCTCTGGCTTTCTATAATGTCGTGGCGCGTTATGTCTTCGGCTCTTCTCTCACCTGGGCAGGAGAGTTGACGGTCTATCTTTTTCTTTGGAGTGCTTTTTTTGGGGCGGCCTATTGCTTCAAGGAAGATGCCCATATCGCCGTGACGATCCTCTTGGAAAAGCTCTCCCCCCGAGTCGCCAAAGCTTTGATGCTCTTCTCCCATTTCGTTACTTTCATCTATCTGGCAGCGGTGAGTTGGTACGGTTATCAGTATCTCCTTCTGACGATTGATTTAGATGAGCGCTCTATCGATCTGGATATTCCGATGTGGATTCCCTATTCGGTGATCCCTGTCTCTTTCGCCTTCGCCGCCTGGAGGGTGGCGGAAAAGTTCATCGAGATTTGGCACACTCCAGCCGAAGAGGTGGTACGCCACAGTGAAGCCGAGATGATCCTGGCGGAGCTGGAAGAAGCTGCGCCAGAGGAACTGGTGCGCCGGGTTGAGAAAAAGACAGGAGGGATGCTATGA
- a CDS encoding TRAP transporter substrate-binding protein encodes MKLVRNALLALGVSAAMSLSASAADYVLKFSHVVSPNTPKGKAADFFAKRLEELSKGRIDVQVYPNSQLYKDSAVLKALRLNSVQMACPSFSKFGKIVPQLALFDLPFLFKDIDHLHRVQDSAVGQKLKDMVTAKGFVALDFWDNAFKQITDSKRPLIHPTDCKGLKFRIMSSKVLEAQFKAVGAIPQVMPFSEVYSALQQGVIDGQENTNSNIYTKKFYEVQKYMSLTNHGYLGYLVVMSKKFWNSLPDDLKADVKQAMKEATAKERQWAIELDKSQFAKIKEYADKTGKLQITKLTPEQIAEWKKAMEVIYPEFYDPKLIGKDLIQAAQNTK; translated from the coding sequence ATGAAATTGGTACGAAATGCTCTGTTGGCCCTGGGAGTCTCTGCGGCAATGTCTCTCTCTGCTTCGGCTGCGGATTATGTGCTTAAATTCAGCCACGTCGTCAGCCCCAACACTCCCAAAGGCAAAGCGGCCGACTTCTTCGCGAAACGTCTGGAAGAGTTAAGCAAGGGGCGTATCGATGTGCAGGTCTATCCTAACAGTCAGCTCTACAAAGACAGCGCTGTACTCAAAGCACTACGCCTCAATTCGGTCCAGATGGCATGCCCCTCCTTCTCCAAATTCGGCAAAATCGTCCCCCAACTGGCACTCTTTGACCTGCCTTTCCTCTTCAAAGACATTGATCATCTCCACCGGGTCCAGGACAGTGCCGTGGGTCAGAAGCTCAAAGATATGGTGACGGCCAAAGGCTTCGTTGCTCTCGATTTCTGGGACAACGCCTTCAAGCAGATCACCGACTCCAAGCGCCCTCTGATCCACCCCACCGACTGCAAAGGGCTCAAATTCCGCATTATGAGCTCCAAGGTGCTTGAAGCTCAGTTCAAAGCGGTAGGTGCCATTCCACAGGTTATGCCCTTTTCCGAAGTCTATTCGGCCCTTCAGCAGGGAGTCATCGACGGTCAGGAGAATACCAACTCCAACATTTACACCAAGAAGTTCTACGAAGTACAGAAATATATGAGCCTCACCAACCACGGCTACCTGGGCTATCTGGTCGTGATGAGCAAAAAATTCTGGAATTCGCTTCCCGATGATCTCAAAGCCGATGTGAAGCAGGCGATGAAAGAGGCGACTGCCAAAGAGCGTCAATGGGCTATTGAGCTGGACAAGAGCCAATTTGCCAAGATCAAAGAGTATGCCGACAAGACCGGCAAGCTTCAGATCACCAAGCTGACTCCCGAGCAGATCGCCGAATGGAAAAAGGCGATGGAAGTGATCTACCCCGAGTTCTACGACCCCAAACTCATCGGCAAAGACCTGATCCAGGCGGCACAGAATACCAAGTAA
- a CDS encoding tetratricopeptide repeat protein, protein MKKTMLVSAMALLLTACAPSPEAPDGHREHTPTGQRAHSAKQYEDLGVRYITGDGVPIDGYKAVSYLERACSMGRASACNGAAFIFADAEGGVKQDYRKALDYWSRACRLGDRTGCANYDLAQDKLRELRASH, encoded by the coding sequence ATGAAAAAAACAATGTTGGTTTCGGCTATGGCTCTGCTCCTTACCGCCTGTGCTCCTTCACCCGAAGCCCCCGACGGTCATCGAGAGCATACTCCTACTGGACAAAGAGCACATAGTGCCAAACAATATGAAGATCTCGGTGTCCGTTATATCACCGGTGACGGCGTGCCAATCGACGGCTACAAAGCGGTGAGCTATCTGGAACGGGCCTGCAGCATGGGGCGTGCCAGCGCCTGCAATGGAGCCGCCTTCATCTTCGCCGATGCCGAAGGGGGCGTAAAGCAGGACTATAGAAAGGCTCTGGACTACTGGAGCCGTGCCTGCCGGCTGGGTGATCGGACCGGCTGTGCCAATTATGATTTGGCCCAGGACAAGCTGCGGGAGCTGCGTGCCTCCCATTGA
- a CDS encoding TRAP transporter large permease, with the protein MIGLIMFGAALLLLVIGFPVAFTFGAVSIYFGALAALFELLPDGGVTLADWWDEFLSMFSMMPFRIYSIMTNKILMAVPLFIFMGIVLQKSQLAERLLESMGTLFGKVRGGLAISTVLIGALLAASTGVVGASVVAMGVISLPIMLRHGYDKPLSTGTICAAGTLGQIIPPSIVLIVLADVFQLPVGDLFKAAIWPGMALVGVYILYILVISFLKPEVAPALEPEEGMKYGASVKKALIAIIPPLTLIVLVLGSIFAGIATPTESASLGALGSLILAALYRKLSYKMVKEASLETVKTTSMVFAILVGATAFSMVFIYSGADEIVEHFMTQLPGEKWGFLILSMAIIMFLGFFIDFFEISYIVVPILLPIAQTIGIDPMWFAILIALNLQSSFLTPPFGFSLFYLKGVAPPEVKTTDIYRGVIPFIILQILVLASIVLFPTLYGFHG; encoded by the coding sequence ATGATCGGCCTGATTATGTTCGGCGCGGCACTGCTGCTGCTGGTGATCGGTTTTCCTGTCGCTTTTACCTTCGGGGCGGTTTCGATCTACTTCGGAGCCTTGGCGGCGCTGTTTGAGCTACTACCTGACGGCGGGGTGACGCTGGCGGATTGGTGGGATGAATTTCTCTCCATGTTCAGCATGATGCCCTTCCGTATCTACTCCATCATGACCAACAAGATTCTGATGGCAGTCCCTCTCTTCATCTTTATGGGGATCGTCCTGCAAAAATCCCAGCTGGCCGAGCGGCTGTTGGAGAGTATGGGGACGCTCTTCGGCAAGGTGAGGGGAGGTTTGGCGATCTCTACGGTGCTCATCGGGGCGCTGCTTGCCGCTTCGACCGGGGTGGTAGGCGCCTCGGTCGTGGCGATGGGAGTCATCAGCCTGCCGATCATGTTGCGTCACGGCTACGATAAACCGCTTTCTACCGGAACCATCTGCGCGGCGGGAACCCTGGGGCAGATCATTCCCCCCTCCATCGTGCTGATCGTCCTGGCTGATGTCTTTCAGCTGCCGGTCGGCGACCTCTTCAAAGCGGCCATTTGGCCGGGAATGGCCCTGGTGGGAGTCTATATTCTCTATATTCTCGTTATTTCTTTTCTCAAGCCCGAAGTGGCTCCGGCTCTGGAGCCGGAAGAGGGGATGAAATACGGGGCCAGTGTCAAAAAGGCCCTCATCGCCATCATCCCGCCCCTGACCCTCATCGTCCTGGTGTTGGGATCGATCTTCGCCGGGATCGCCACGCCGACGGAATCGGCCTCCCTGGGCGCTTTGGGCAGTCTGATCCTGGCGGCGCTCTATCGTAAACTGAGTTACAAAATGGTCAAAGAGGCATCTTTGGAGACCGTCAAGACCACCTCCATGGTCTTCGCCATCCTGGTCGGCGCCACTGCCTTTTCGATGGTCTTTATCTACAGCGGTGCCGACGAAATCGTGGAGCACTTCATGACCCAGCTTCCCGGTGAGAAGTGGGGCTTTCTGATCCTCTCTATGGCGATCATCATGTTCCTGGGCTTCTTCATCGACTTTTTCGAAATCTCCTACATCGTCGTGCCGATCCTGCTGCCCATTGCCCAGACGATCGGGATCGATCCGATGTGGTTCGCTATCCTGATCGCACTGAACCTTCAGAGTTCCTTCCTGACACCCCCCTTCGGCTTCAGCCTCTTCTACCTCAAGGGGGTCGCTCCGCCGGAGGTCAAGACGACCGATATCTATCGGGGGGTCATTCCTTTTATCATCCTACAGATATTGGTCCTGGCTTCGATTGTTCTTTTTCCCACGCTTTATGGATTCCACGGGTAA
- a CDS encoding TRAP transporter small permease subunit, producing the protein MLSKLEKITDKIIDAVGYLTGILMIWLIFNVAWDVMMRYVFHDSSIAMQELEWHTFAVIMLYGTGYALRYNAHVRVDFLYDRLSPCKQAWINILGTIFFLLPLALLVIYGSWDFVMDAYTTHEISEDPGGLPYRWIIKAQIPLAFAFLIFCAFNFMLHNINILRGVEPPLPEPEEEVIE; encoded by the coding sequence TTGCTGAGCAAACTGGAAAAGATCACCGACAAGATCATCGATGCCGTCGGATACCTGACCGGGATTTTGATGATCTGGCTCATTTTCAATGTGGCCTGGGATGTGATGATGCGCTATGTCTTTCACGACAGTTCCATCGCTATGCAGGAGCTGGAGTGGCACACTTTTGCCGTGATCATGCTCTACGGCACCGGCTATGCACTGCGCTACAACGCCCACGTACGGGTGGACTTCCTCTACGATCGGCTCAGCCCCTGCAAGCAGGCCTGGATCAATATTCTCGGGACCATCTTTTTCCTACTGCCGCTGGCGCTGCTGGTGATCTACGGCTCCTGGGATTTCGTGATGGATGCCTATACGACCCACGAGATCAGCGAAGATCCGGGAGGGTTGCCCTATCGCTGGATCATCAAGGCACAGATCCCTCTGGCGTTTGCTTTCCTGATCTTTTGCGCTTTTAACTTTATGCTTCACAACATCAACATCCTTCGGGGGGTCGAGCCTCCGCTTCCCGAGCCCGAAGAGGAGGTGATCGAATGA
- a CDS encoding TRAP transporter substrate-binding protein, whose protein sequence is MKKTILKISAVAAAAMVLASPVAAKKIRWKLAETWPSTLTPLASPPAKLAAWMKEMSDGQFIIKVEGKEKHKAPLGILDMVKGGQYQMGHSGSYYWKGKDINTVWFTTVPFGMTPSEQYAWFYYGNGMKYMKEVYDKFGVYSYPGGNTGNQMGGWFRKEIKTVDDLKGLKMRIPGLAGEVMAKLGVNVTNIPAGELYTALDRGTIDALEWVGPGMDIKMGFHKVAKYYYTGWHEPASEMQFLVNKKAFDKLPKKYQTMLEVGMKAAAMDMYIENFAESVDAWQKMKKEHPDIQVKTFPLPVLKALKKAADEVYDEYAAKNPKFKEIRDDYFSYMKKARDWSMMSQYYYLQMSKELGITK, encoded by the coding sequence ATGAAAAAGACGATCCTCAAGATCAGTGCGGTGGCAGCCGCTGCGATGGTGCTGGCTTCTCCAGTAGCGGCCAAAAAGATCCGCTGGAAGCTGGCGGAGACCTGGCCTTCCACCTTGACTCCTCTGGCGTCTCCTCCGGCGAAGCTGGCGGCTTGGATGAAAGAGATGAGCGACGGTCAGTTTATTATCAAGGTGGAGGGAAAAGAGAAGCACAAAGCGCCTCTGGGGATCCTCGATATGGTCAAAGGCGGCCAGTATCAGATGGGACACAGCGGTTCCTATTACTGGAAGGGTAAAGATATCAATACCGTTTGGTTTACCACGGTTCCCTTCGGCATGACCCCCTCCGAGCAGTATGCCTGGTTCTACTACGGCAACGGGATGAAATATATGAAAGAGGTCTACGACAAGTTCGGTGTCTACAGCTATCCCGGCGGAAATACCGGCAACCAGATGGGGGGTTGGTTCCGCAAGGAGATCAAGACCGTCGATGACCTCAAGGGGCTCAAAATGCGTATCCCCGGCCTGGCCGGAGAGGTCATGGCCAAGCTGGGCGTCAACGTGACCAACATTCCCGCCGGGGAGCTCTATACAGCACTCGACCGCGGCACCATCGACGCTTTGGAGTGGGTCGGGCCCGGTATGGATATCAAGATGGGCTTCCACAAAGTCGCCAAATATTACTACACCGGCTGGCATGAGCCCGCTTCCGAGATGCAGTTCCTGGTCAACAAAAAGGCCTTCGACAAACTGCCCAAGAAGTATCAGACGATGCTGGAAGTCGGGATGAAAGCGGCGGCGATGGATATGTATATCGAGAACTTTGCCGAATCGGTCGATGCATGGCAAAAAATGAAAAAAGAGCACCCCGATATCCAGGTCAAGACTTTCCCCCTTCCGGTACTCAAGGCACTGAAAAAAGCGGCAGACGAAGTCTACGACGAGTATGCGGCCAAAAACCCCAAGTTTAAAGAGATTCGCGACGACTACTTCTCCTATATGAAGAAAGCCCGCGACTGGTCGATGATGAGCCAGTATTACTATCTGCAGATGTCCAAAGAGCTGGGCATTACAAAGTAA